From the genome of Desulforegula conservatrix Mb1Pa, one region includes:
- a CDS encoding helix-turn-helix domain-containing protein — MNEVDAIGLLTQKATDLGQAEVAKRLGYSKATVSLVINDKYNGNLNSVLSKVKEVFGGLKVNCPVLGEIDLAECAENKRQPFSATNPLRVRLFKACKSCKETK, encoded by the coding sequence ATGAATGAAGTCGATGCAATTGGCCTGCTTACACAGAAAGCCACCGATCTTGGTCAGGCAGAAGTTGCCAAAAGGCTTGGATATTCGAAGGCGACGGTGAGCCTGGTGATTAACGACAAGTATAACGGGAATTTAAACTCGGTTTTATCAAAGGTTAAAGAGGTCTTCGGAGGCCTTAAGGTAAACTGCCCGGTGCTTGGAGAGATTGACCTTGCCGAATGCGCCGAAAACAAAAGACAACCATTTTCGGCAACCAATCCATTGAGAGTTAGACTTTTTAAAGCTTGCAAGAGCTGCAAGGAGACAAAATGA